In the genome of Anabaena cylindrica PCC 7122, the window TTTTGAAATTCGGCTTTGTCTTCTCTGGTGACTCATGAGTACAACACTTTATCAGCAAATTCAACAATTTTACGATGCTTCCTCTGGTTTGTGGGAACAAATCTGGGGAGAACATATGCATCATGGTTACTATGGTCCCGACGGGAACCAGAGGAAAGACCGCCGTTTAGCCCAAATTGATTTAATCGAAGAATTGCTGAAATGGTCAGGGGTTAAGGGTGCGGAAAATATCCTGGATGTTGGTTGTGGGATTGGTGGCAGTTCTTTATACTTAGCTGACAAGTTTAATGCTAAGTCAACAGGGATTACACTGAGTCCTGTACAAGCGGCTAGAGCGACGGCTAGAGCGAGGGAGGCTAATTTGAGCCAGAGAAGTCAGTTCCTTGTGGCCAATGCTCAAGAAATGCCTTTTGCTGATGATTCTTTTGATTTGGTGTGGTCGCTGGAAAGTGGCGAACATATGCCAGATAAGACTAAGTTTTTGCAAGAGTGCTACCGGGTGTTAAAGCCTGGTGGGACTTTGATTATGGTGACTTGGTGTCATCGACCAATTGATAGAAAACCACTAAATGCAGACGAACAGAAGCATTTAGATGATATTTATCGCGTTTATTGTTTACCTTACGTGCTTTCGTTGCCAGAGTATGAAGCGATCGCACGTCAACTACCATTAAACAACATCCGCACCGCCGATTGGTCAACCGCTGTCGCTCCATTTTGGAATATGGTAATTGATTCAGCATTCACCCCTCAAGCAGTGTTTGGGTTACTGGTTTCTGGTTGGAGTACAATTCAAGGGGCGCTTTCTTTGGGTCTAATGCGTCGGGGTTATGAACGGGGGTTAATTCGGTTTGGATTATTATGCGGTCATAAATGATAGTAGGAGTTCGGAGTTCGGAGTCAGGCGTTCAGGAGTTCGGAGTTCCGAGTTCCGAGTTCGGAGTTCCGAGTTCGGAGTCAGGCGTTCAGGAGTTCAGGATTCAGGATTCAGGATTCAGGATTCAGGAGTCTTTTGCTATATGGCTTGTTTTGTAAATTCTGTACCTCATTCAGGTGCATACCGCTATAAACACATTTAAAAGCCCGTACGGGCGGGGTTTACCTCGCCCTTTGAATTTGCTTTGAATCTGTTTTGAATTTGCCAAAGTCTCCCGCCCTTTGGGTTTTTCTTTATAGTTCTTTTGTAGTTTCTAGTTAGAGAGTAGAAAATGAATCAGTTTTATAAACAGAATTCTCCGATTTCTTCGGTAAACTGGCTTTATGCCTTTTGGAAATTTTCCCGACCACACACAATTATCGGCACAAGTTTAAGTGTATTGGGGTTATATTTAATTACCCTTGGTGTCACTTCCACAAACTTTTCCAATCCTCATCTGGGTCAAATTTTAGGAACTTGGATTGCTTGTATATCTGGAAATATATATATAGTTGGTTTAAACCAATTAGAAGATGTTGATATTGACAAAATTAATAAACCTCATTTACCCATAGCATCAGGTGAATTTACTAAAGAACAAGGTAAATTAATTGTCATTGTTACCGGAATTTTAGCACTGATTACCGCTTGGTTAAATGGCCCTTATTTATTGGGAATGGTGGCGATTAGTTTGGCAATTGGTACAGCTTATTCTTTACCGCCAATTCGTTTAAAACAGTTTCCCTTTTGGGCTGCATTGTGTATCTTTTCTGTTAGGGGGACAATTGTTAACTTAGGACTATTTTTGCATTTTAATTGGTTATTGCAAAAAAGCCAAAGTATTCCAGGTGCTGTATGGGCGCTAACTGTGTTTATATTGGTATTTACATTTGCGATCGCCATTTTTAAAGATATCCCTGATATGGAAGGCGATAAACTTTACAACATTACTACATTTACCCTGCAACTGGGACAACAAGCAGTATTCAATCTTGCCCTTTGGGTATTAACTGTTTGCTATGTAGGAATGATTATGGTTGCTGTATTAGGTATAGCCGAAGTTAATGCCATATTTATATTTATCACCCATATAGTAGCCTTAATTGTCATGTGGTGGCAGAGTAGAAAAGTAGACTTGCAAGATAAAAGTGCGATCGCAAGTTTTTATCAGTTTATCTGGAAACTGTTTTTCATCGAATATCTAATTTTCCCTTTTGCGTGTATTTTGGCTTAAAATCATGTTAGAAAATTCACCAGTTAGTAATATTTTTGCTATATCTTTAGTAATTGTCAGTATTGGGACTCTCATTTATTTCGCCTTGAGAACATTAATTACTTCAAACTTATTTCAAAAAGGCATCAAGCTTTTTCAAGCGAAAGATTACGAAGGTGCAGAAGCTGCTT includes:
- a CDS encoding homogentisate phytyltransferase, whose amino-acid sequence is MNQFYKQNSPISSVNWLYAFWKFSRPHTIIGTSLSVLGLYLITLGVTSTNFSNPHLGQILGTWIACISGNIYIVGLNQLEDVDIDKINKPHLPIASGEFTKEQGKLIVIVTGILALITAWLNGPYLLGMVAISLAIGTAYSLPPIRLKQFPFWAALCIFSVRGTIVNLGLFLHFNWLLQKSQSIPGAVWALTVFILVFTFAIAIFKDIPDMEGDKLYNITTFTLQLGQQAVFNLALWVLTVCYVGMIMVAVLGIAEVNAIFIFITHIVALIVMWWQSRKVDLQDKSAIASFYQFIWKLFFIEYLIFPFACILA
- a CDS encoding methyltransferase domain-containing protein, which encodes MSTTLYQQIQQFYDASSGLWEQIWGEHMHHGYYGPDGNQRKDRRLAQIDLIEELLKWSGVKGAENILDVGCGIGGSSLYLADKFNAKSTGITLSPVQAARATARAREANLSQRSQFLVANAQEMPFADDSFDLVWSLESGEHMPDKTKFLQECYRVLKPGGTLIMVTWCHRPIDRKPLNADEQKHLDDIYRVYCLPYVLSLPEYEAIARQLPLNNIRTADWSTAVAPFWNMVIDSAFTPQAVFGLLVSGWSTIQGALSLGLMRRGYERGLIRFGLLCGHK